A genomic region of Phragmites australis chromosome 2, lpPhrAust1.1, whole genome shotgun sequence contains the following coding sequences:
- the LOC133909141 gene encoding probable protein phosphatase 2C 9, whose protein sequence is MAEICCEETKSTPATAAAAAAVSATVAATVNVASSALERRRRRLEMRRFRIASDLEPPVAEDVRTGKRQRLARTASGSCPDAGSDSERPALPERLPRYGVTSVCGLRREMEDAVSIRPDFLPGASKNHFFGVFDGHGCSHVAKTCQDRMHEVVADEHKKVGCGEESAWKGVMERSFARLDEQTANWATSRSRDEPACRCEQQMPSRCDHVGSTAVVAVVSPTHVVVANAGDSRAVLSRAGVPVPLSVDHKPDRPDELARIEAAGGRVIYWDGARVLGVLAMSRAIGDGYLKPYVSSEPEVTVTERTNDDECLILASDGLWDVVTNEMACDVVRACFRSNGPPVPAAGPKGVLPSSDAEADNGSAAVKGVSMAESDKVCSDAAMLLAKLALARRSADNVSVVVVDLRRVT, encoded by the exons ATGGCCGAGATCTGCTGCGAGGAAACCAAGTCCACGCCGGCGACCGCCGCGGCCGCAGCTGCAGTCTCCGCCACGGTCGCCGCCACCGTGAACGTGGCCTCCTCAGCGTTGGAGAGGAGGCGTCGCAGGCTGGAGATGAGGCGATTCCGCATCGCGAGTGATCTCGAGCCGCCGGTCGCGGAGGACGTCCGCACGGGCAAGCGGCAGAGGTTGGCGCGCACGGCGTCCGGGTCGTGCCCCGACGCTGGCTCGGACTCTGAGCGGCCGGCCCTGCCGGAGCGGTTGCCGAGGTACGGGGTCACTTCCGTGTGCGGCCTCCGACGCGAGATGGAGGACGCCGTCTCCATCAGGCCGGATTTCTTGCCCGGCGCCAGCAAGAACCACTTCTTCGGCGTCTTCGACGGCCACGGGTGCTCCCAC GTTGCGAAGACGTGCCAGGACAGGATGCATGAGGTGGTCGCCGACGAGCATAAGAAGGTGGGCTGCGGCGAAGAGTCGGCATGGAAGGGTGTGATGGAGAGGagcttcgcgcgattggacgagCAGACTGCCAACTGGGCGACCAGCCGCAGCCGCGACGAGCCCGCCTGCAGGTGCGAGCAGCAGATGCCCTCGCGGTGCGACCACGTGGGGTCCACCGCCGTTGTCGCCGTCGTCAGCCCTACCCACGTCGTCGTCGCCAACGCCGGCGACTCCCGCGCCGTCCTCTCCCGCGCTGGCGTCCCGGTCCCGCTATCCGTCGACCACAAG CCTGACCGGCCTGACGAGCTGGCGCGCATCGAGGCGGCGGGCGGCCGCGTCATCTACTGGGACGGCGCCCGTGTTCTCGGCGTCCTCGCCATGTCGCGAGCCATAG GTGATGGTTACCTTAAGCCGTATGTGTCGTCGGAGCCGGAGGTGACGGTGACGGAGCGCACCAACGATGACGAGTGCCTGATCCTGGCCAGTGACGGCCTGTGGGACGTCGTGACCAACGAGATGGCGTGCGACGTCGTCCGGGCGTGCTTCCGCAGCAACGGTCCGCCGGTGCCGGCCGCTGGGCCGAAAGGCGTGCTCCCCTCGTCCGACGCGGAGGCCGACAACGGATCCGCGGCGGTGAAGGGCGTCAGTATGGCGGAGTCCGACAAGGTGTGCTCCGACGCGGCCATGCTGCTGGCGAAGCTGGCACTGGCCCGGCGCAGCGCCGACAATGTCAGCGTGGTCGTCGTGGATCTCCGCCGGGTGACATGA
- the LOC133909142 gene encoding probable methyltransferase PMT11 yields MKPLGADMLRGPHLLRAAVLAFAVAVAFLVGYHWPDASPRLVFFSSAFSASPPASSRFSPSVALSPNANISFDPSLIPTPATAPPASPAANAPPPPSLPPPPPLLPPPSPARLGIVGEDGAMRDDFDVGSVGANDTDLATDEAAPQEPGNADDGVGTRVRIGRFPVCPESLREYIPCFDNEEEIRRLPSTERGERFERHCPAKDKALSCLVPAPKGYKAPIPWPRSRDEVWFSNVPHTRLVDDKGGQNWITKVKDKFRFPGGGTQFIHGANQYLDQISQMVPDVAFGSHTRVILDVGCGVASFGAYLLSRDVLTLSIAPKDVHENQIQFALERGVPAMVAAFATHRLLYPSQAFDIIHCSRCRINWTRDDGILLLEVNRLLRAGGYFAWAAQPVYKHEEAQQEAWKEMENLTARLCWELVKKEGYIAMWRKPLNNSCYMNRGPAVKPLLCDTDDNPDDVWYVNLKACISQLPENGEGPTSIRWPARLMEPPKRLQGVQMDAYTSKNELFKAETIFWDDIVEGYIRVFKWRKFKFRNVMDMRAGFGGFAAALINRKLDCWVMNVVPVSEPNTLPVIYDRGLLGVAHDWCEPFDTYPRTYDLLHAFGLFSKEQKRCNISSILLEMDRILRPGGRAYIRDQKEVIHEIKEITNAMGWRATIRDTSEGPYASRKVLMCDKPMAR; encoded by the exons ATGAAGCCCCTGGGCGCCGACATGCTCCGCGGCCCGCacctcctccgcgccgccgtGCTCGCCTTCGCCGTAGCCGTCGCCTTCCTCGTCGGCTACCACTGGCCCGACGCCTCCCCGCGCCTCGTCTTCTTCTCGTCCGCCTTCTCCGCGTCGCCCCCTGCCTCCTCCCGCTTCTCCCCTTCCGTCGCGCTCTCCCCCAACGCCAACATCTCCTTTGACCCGTCCCTGATTCCCACTCCCGCCACCGCTCCGCCCGCTTCTCCTGCTGCCAATGCCCCGCCCCCGCCTTCGctaccaccgccgcctcctctcctccccccgCCCTCGCCCGCGCGCCTCGGCATCGTCGGCGAGGACGGCGCGATGCGGGATGATTTCGACGTCGGCAGCGTCGGTGCCAACGACACCGATCTGGCGACCGACGAGGCCGCGCCGCAGGAGCCGGGCAACGCAGACGACGGCGTCGGGACCAGGGTTCGGATTGGGAGGTTCCCGGTCTGCCCCGAGAGCTTGAGGGAGTACATACCCTGCTTCGACAACGAGGAAGAGATCAGGCGGCTGCCCTCGACGGAGCGCGGCGAGCGGTTCGAGCGGCACTGCCCTGCCAAGGACAAGGCTCTCAGCTGCCTCGTGCCGGCTCCCAAGGGGTACAAGGCGCCCATCCCCTGGCCTCGGAGCAGAGATGAG GTGTGGTTTAGCAATGTACCTCACACACGATTGGTTGATGACAAAGGAGGGCAGAATTGGATTACCAAGGTTAAAGATAAATTCAGATTTCCTGGAGGAGGAACTCAATTCATCCATGGAGCAAATCAATACCTGGACCAGATTTCCCAG ATGGTACCAGATGTTGCATTTGGATCTCATACTAGAGTTATCCTGGATGTTGGCTGTGGAGTTGCAAGTTTTGGTGCATATTTACTTTCACGTGACGTCTTGACATTGTCCATAGCTCCAAAAGATGTTCATGAAAATCAGATACAGTTTGCTCTTGAACGTGGTGTGCCTGCAATGGTAGCAGCATTTGCAACACATCGATTATTATATCCCAGCCAAGCATTCGATATTATCCATTGTTCGCGCTGCCGAATAAATTGGACTCGTGATG ATGGAATCCTGCTCCTGGAGGTTAATAGACTGCTTAGAGCTGGTGGTTACTTTGCTTGGGCAGCCCAACCTGTTTATAAGCACGAAGAGGCCCAACAAGAGGCATGGAAAG AGATGGAGAACCTCACTGCCCGACTTTGTTGGGAGCTTGTGAAGAAAGAGGGATATATTGCTATGTGGAGGAAACCTTTAAATAACTCATGCTACATGAACCGTGGTCCAGCAGTCAAACCTCTACTTTGTGATACTGATGATAATCCAGATGATGTCTG GTATGTTAATTTGAAAGCATGTATCAGTCAGCTTCCTGAAAATGGTGAAGGACCAACTTCCATCCGATGGCCTGCACGCCTAATGGAGCCGCCAAAGAGGCTTCAAGGTGTTCAAATGGATGCCTACACATCAAAGAATGAGCTTTTCAAAGCAGAAACGATATTTTGGGATGACATAGTTGAAGGTTATATTCGTGTTTTTAAGTGGAGGAAGTTCAAATTCCGGAATGTAATGGACATGAGGGCTGGATTTGGAGG GTTTGCAGCTGCATTGATCAACCGCAAACTTGATTGTTGGGTGATGAATGTTGTTCCTGTTAGTGAGCCAAATACACTCCCTGTAATTTATGACCGGGGGCTTCTTGGAGTGGCTCATGACTG GTGTGAACCATTTGACACATACCCAAGGACGTATGATCTACTGCATGCATTCGGCCTTTTCTCAAAGGAGCAGAAAAG GTGTAACATCTCAAGCATATTGCTGGAGATGGATCGCATACTCCGACCTGGCGGTAGGGCTTATATACGTGACCAGAAAGAAGTTATACATGAGATCAAAGAAATAACAAACGCCATGGGGTGGCGTGCTACTATACGTGACACTTCCGAAGGCCCATACGCTAGTCGTAAGGTTTTGATGTGTGACAAGCCTATGGCGCGCTAG